In Rubrobacter radiotolerans DSM 5868, a genomic segment contains:
- a CDS encoding transglycosylase domain-containing protein, with protein MSRRRRRLHRQNRLWTWVRTTFLVVAGLGMLALVGVFSSFAYSYNAFADDLPDLSDYQSTELAQTSIVYDASGEVISELYGVQNRFVVDLEEVDPTLQDAVVAIEDHRFYQHRGLDFEAIARAAQRNVETLSIQEGGSTITQQLIKNTYIPQEQRAVASFQRKIDEAALAWQYEKENSKDEILEQYLNTVYFGANAYGAEAAARTYFNKSASELELAESALLAGIINLPGAYDPFNDPESAQARRNVVLDSMLRYGFINEEEHAQATASEIELSRGRVEARDDNEYFLDAVRREIAREYGDEAVYEGGLNIYTTLDPRLQAEASRAVDSVVDPSVGDPSASLVSIEPQTGAVRAMVGGSDFEQVKFNLATQSKRQPGSSFKAFVLAEAIDQGISPESVFESRDLRIPLPAGSEEPFYEVSNYGFIERGPITVEEATAQSDNTVFVQLAQEVGMENVVDMANRLGITSTVEPYLSSAIGGLGEGVSPLEMASAYSTFANSGTHMEPYLVERVTRGEGENETVLQEHELSGREVLSRDEAAVVTETLRGVVERGTASAFHDLDSEIGRPSAGKTGTTEYFADAWYVGYIPQLATSVWVGYPGERTPMVNIRGYEEINGENFPLDIWSNYMQGAVQYYDVQQFDTPSSSLDLEVENGGNVRASAGGSSDDDGDDNNGGSTTASSSGSSGGGSSAAAPSSGSSGGLSSSITTPGPSSAPTTPAPSGGLSSGQPQIYQVGPDGSFTPISPSDPNYQFYQQQATPLPQPRRSVKRGLVARRSA; from the coding sequence ATGAGCCGTCGCAGGCGCAGGCTCCACCGGCAGAACAGGCTCTGGACCTGGGTTCGCACGACCTTCCTCGTGGTTGCTGGCCTGGGCATGCTCGCCCTTGTAGGCGTCTTCTCCAGCTTCGCCTACAGCTACAACGCCTTCGCCGACGATCTGCCGGACCTCTCCGACTACCAGTCCACCGAGCTTGCTCAGACCTCGATCGTCTACGACGCGAGCGGTGAGGTCATAAGTGAGCTCTACGGGGTGCAGAACCGCTTTGTGGTCGACCTTGAGGAGGTCGACCCGACGCTTCAGGACGCGGTGGTTGCGATCGAGGACCACCGCTTCTACCAGCACCGGGGTCTCGACTTCGAGGCGATAGCCCGCGCCGCGCAGCGAAACGTCGAGACGCTCTCGATCCAGGAGGGCGGGTCGACGATCACCCAGCAGCTCATAAAGAACACCTACATCCCGCAGGAGCAGCGGGCCGTGGCGAGCTTCCAGCGCAAGATCGACGAAGCCGCGCTCGCCTGGCAGTACGAGAAGGAGAACTCAAAGGACGAGATCCTGGAGCAGTACCTGAACACGGTCTACTTCGGGGCGAACGCCTACGGGGCGGAGGCGGCGGCAAGGACTTACTTCAACAAGAGCGCGAGCGAGCTGGAGCTCGCCGAGTCGGCGCTGCTTGCAGGGATAATCAACCTGCCGGGAGCCTACGATCCGTTCAACGATCCGGAGAGCGCGCAGGCGCGCAGAAACGTCGTGCTCGACTCGATGCTCCGCTACGGCTTCATAAACGAGGAGGAGCACGCGCAGGCGACGGCGAGCGAGATCGAGCTCAGCCGCGGCCGGGTCGAGGCTCGTGACGACAACGAGTACTTCCTCGATGCGGTGCGGCGGGAGATCGCCCGCGAGTACGGCGATGAGGCGGTCTACGAGGGCGGGCTGAACATCTACACGACCCTCGACCCGCGCCTTCAGGCCGAGGCGAGCCGCGCGGTCGACTCGGTCGTGGACCCGAGCGTCGGGGACCCTTCGGCCTCGCTCGTCTCCATCGAACCCCAGACGGGGGCGGTGCGGGCGATGGTGGGAGGCTCGGACTTCGAGCAGGTGAAGTTCAACCTCGCCACGCAGTCCAAGCGTCAGCCGGGAAGCTCGTTCAAGGCATTCGTGCTCGCCGAGGCGATAGACCAGGGGATCTCCCCCGAGAGCGTCTTTGAATCGCGCGACCTGCGCATCCCGCTTCCGGCGGGCTCCGAGGAGCCGTTCTACGAGGTCTCGAACTACGGCTTTATAGAGCGAGGGCCGATCACGGTCGAGGAAGCCACCGCCCAGTCGGACAACACGGTCTTTGTCCAGCTCGCACAGGAGGTCGGGATGGAGAACGTCGTTGACATGGCGAACCGGCTCGGCATAACGAGCACGGTCGAGCCGTACCTCTCCTCGGCTATCGGCGGCCTCGGCGAGGGCGTGAGCCCGCTCGAGATGGCCTCGGCGTACAGCACGTTCGCGAACTCCGGGACGCACATGGAACCGTACCTCGTCGAGCGCGTAACGCGCGGCGAGGGCGAGAACGAGACGGTTCTTCAGGAGCACGAGCTCTCCGGGCGGGAGGTCCTCTCGCGCGACGAGGCCGCCGTCGTAACGGAGACGCTGCGCGGGGTCGTCGAGCGCGGGACGGCGAGCGCGTTCCACGACCTCGACTCCGAGATCGGCCGCCCCTCGGCCGGAAAGACCGGGACGACGGAGTACTTTGCGGACGCGTGGTACGTCGGCTACATCCCGCAGCTCGCTACAAGCGTCTGGGTCGGCTATCCGGGTGAACGGACCCCGATGGTGAACATCCGGGGCTACGAGGAGATAAACGGCGAGAACTTCCCGCTCGATATCTGGTCGAACTACATGCAGGGCGCGGTCCAGTACTACGACGTGCAGCAGTTCGACACGCCAAGCTCCAGCCTCGACCTCGAGGTCGAGAACGGGGGCAACGTCCGGGCATCCGCTGGCGGGTCCTCAGACGACGACGGCGACGACAACAACGGCGGCTCGACGACGGCCTCCTCCTCGGGTTCCTCCGGGGGCGGCTCCAGCGCCGCTGCTCCGTCTTCCGGGAGCAGCGGTGGTCTGTCGTCTTCGATCACGACACCCGGCCCGAGCAGCGCTCCGACCACTCCCGCGCCCTCCGGCGGTCTGTCCTCCGGACAGCCGCAGATCTACCAGGTCGGTCCGGACGGGAGCTTTACGCCCATCAGCCCCTCCGACCCGAACTACCAGTTCTATCAGCAGCAGGCGACGCCGCTGCCCCAGCCGCGCCGGTCCGTGAAACGGGGGCTCGTCGCGCGCCGTTCGGCTTAG
- a CDS encoding inositol monophosphatase family protein has translation MPSQETRSPEFHAFVCDLARRAGELQMSRYEQPGEVREKNPKDVVTEVDLLCEELIVGAIEDRYPQDAILSEERGGSIASSGRSWLIDPIDGTANFAKANPLFCACVSVMEDGVVTNVAVSAPRIGDLYHARLGEGAFRETRGETLPLSVGPTESLEYAFVGADMALTKSKRNLRYRRAIDEILAGCWQFRSLGSAGIRGAWLAGGYLDVSVGTHNTPWDYAPTVLLVSEAGGKTTDLTGEPWSPDSAGLLATNGSLHAEVLDIIERGTDPQ, from the coding sequence TTGCCCTCCCAGGAAACCCGCTCCCCGGAGTTCCACGCCTTTGTCTGCGACCTTGCGAGGCGCGCCGGGGAGCTTCAGATGTCGCGCTACGAGCAGCCGGGCGAGGTCCGGGAGAAGAACCCGAAGGACGTTGTAACCGAGGTGGACCTCCTGTGCGAGGAGTTGATCGTGGGCGCGATCGAGGACCGCTACCCGCAGGACGCGATCCTCTCCGAAGAGCGCGGCGGCTCCATCGCCTCCTCCGGTCGCTCGTGGCTTATAGACCCGATCGACGGCACGGCGAACTTCGCGAAGGCGAACCCGCTCTTCTGCGCCTGCGTCTCGGTTATGGAGGACGGCGTGGTTACGAACGTCGCCGTCTCTGCGCCGCGCATCGGGGACCTCTACCACGCTCGGCTCGGCGAGGGGGCATTCCGCGAAACGCGTGGCGAGACGCTCCCGCTCTCCGTCGGTCCCACCGAGAGCCTTGAGTACGCCTTCGTCGGGGCGGACATGGCCCTTACGAAGAGCAAACGCAACCTCCGCTACCGCCGGGCAATAGACGAGATCCTCGCCGGCTGCTGGCAGTTCCGCTCCCTGGGCAGCGCGGGCATCCGCGGCGCGTGGCTTGCGGGCGGCTACCTCGACGTCTCCGTCGGCACCCACAACACCCCCTGGGACTACGCCCCGACCGTCCTGCTCGTCTCCGAAGCGGGCGGCAAGACCACCGACCTTACCGGCGAGCCCTGGAGCCCGGACTCCGCAGGGCTCCTCGCCACGAACGGCTCCCTGCACGCCGAGGTCCTCGACATCATCGAACGCGGCACCGACCCGCAGTAA
- a CDS encoding sigma-70 family RNA polymerase sigma factor: protein MMLADRAEELLNRGRSQGYLSAEEIAEFVREGDLSQTELEELYAAIEEGDVKVVEAEDEAAQKPGSREVSEVPIAQIAHAVATGDSIRMYLAEIGRVRLLTHADEIRLAKGILRGCKRSKDRLVEANLRLVVSIAKKYRNRGVSFLDLIQEGNLGLIRAAEKFDHNKGFKFSTYATWWIRQAITRAIADKGRTIRIPVHMVEKVNKYHRTHRRMTQVLGREPNDEEIAEELEVPVEEILRLQEISQRSISLETPVGDDDSSHLGDFLEDAGTVTPTEAVSESLLKLHLREALDELPERERQIIELRFGMKDDRPRTLEEVGREFDITRERVRQIQMKTLNLLREQRRTQNLREYLH, encoded by the coding sequence ATGATGCTGGCGGATCGTGCGGAAGAGCTTCTCAACCGGGGAAGAAGCCAGGGTTATCTCAGCGCAGAGGAGATCGCGGAGTTCGTGCGCGAGGGGGACCTCTCCCAGACGGAGCTCGAGGAGCTCTACGCGGCGATCGAGGAGGGCGACGTAAAGGTCGTTGAGGCCGAGGACGAGGCCGCGCAGAAGCCCGGCTCCCGGGAGGTCTCCGAGGTCCCGATCGCCCAGATCGCCCACGCGGTGGCGACGGGCGACTCGATCCGGATGTACCTCGCCGAGATCGGGCGCGTCAGGCTCCTCACGCACGCCGACGAGATAAGGCTCGCCAAGGGCATCCTCCGGGGCTGCAAGCGCTCCAAGGACCGGCTCGTCGAGGCGAACCTGAGGCTCGTGGTCTCGATCGCAAAGAAGTACCGCAACCGGGGCGTTTCGTTTCTCGATCTGATCCAGGAGGGAAACCTCGGCCTGATCCGGGCCGCCGAGAAGTTCGATCACAACAAGGGCTTTAAGTTCTCCACCTACGCGACGTGGTGGATCCGTCAGGCGATAACCCGCGCTATCGCGGACAAGGGACGCACCATCCGCATCCCGGTCCACATGGTCGAGAAGGTCAACAAGTACCACCGCACCCACCGCCGGATGACGCAAGTGCTCGGGCGCGAGCCGAACGATGAGGAGATCGCCGAGGAGCTTGAGGTCCCGGTCGAGGAGATCCTCCGCTTGCAGGAGATAAGCCAGCGGTCCATCTCCCTTGAAACCCCCGTCGGCGACGATGACTCCTCGCACCTCGGGGACTTCCTCGAAGACGCCGGGACCGTAACCCCGACGGAGGCCGTCTCCGAGAGCCTCCTGAAGCTGCACCTGCGCGAGGCGCTCGACGAGCTTCCCGAGCGCGAGCGGCAGATCATCGAGCTCAGGTTCGGCATGAAGGACGACCGCCCGCGCACGCTTGAGGAGGTCGGACGCGAGTTCGACATCACCCGCGAGCGGGTCAGGCAGATCCAGATGAAGACCCTGAACCTTCTGCGCGAGCAGCGCCGCACGCAGAACCTCCGCGAGTACCTGCACTAG
- a CDS encoding UDP-N-acetylmuramoyl-L-alanyl-D-glutamate--2,6-diaminopimelate ligase, with the protein MADAGEESVDRGIRAALEGLGAGVPEGVGALAGITHDSRRAGPGVVFVAVPGFKRDGLDFAPEAVRRGSPLVVAERDPGDLGAPVAVVPDAREALARLAREAHGRPSDSLLVYGITGTNGKTTTSYALYRILREAFGEEKCGLMTTAETIVGGERTQSVRTTPESTEVQETLAKMREAGVERVVMEVSSHGVSLKRVLGVRFSGALFTNLTRDHLDLHGTMEEYYRAKRGLFYMTEPGAPKLANAEDGWGRRLAREVGGVRTFGVHPEADYRVEAVRPAAGGTEFTLWHPEGRIELSTPLLGAYNVANVAGAASLALAAGVGESEVVRAVGAMEQVPGRFERVSGVEGFEVIVDYAHTDVGLRAVLEVARGVARGRVICAFGAAGERDAAKRPLMGKVASQLADVCIVTTDDAYGESPEKIAREVASGIRPGSEARVIIDRREAIEAAIREARFGDVVVIAGKGHERVQHLPEGDVPFHDASVAREVLEELASGRASGRR; encoded by the coding sequence GTGGCAGACGCGGGAGAAGAGAGTGTGGACCGGGGTATCCGGGCGGCCCTTGAGGGGCTCGGGGCCGGGGTGCCGGAGGGTGTCGGGGCGCTTGCGGGCATAACGCACGACTCGCGCCGGGCCGGGCCGGGGGTCGTGTTCGTCGCCGTGCCGGGCTTCAAGCGCGACGGGCTCGACTTTGCTCCGGAGGCCGTGCGGCGCGGCTCGCCGCTCGTCGTCGCCGAGCGGGACCCGGGAGACCTCGGCGCTCCCGTCGCCGTCGTGCCGGACGCCCGGGAGGCGCTCGCGCGGCTCGCCCGGGAGGCGCACGGTCGGCCCTCCGACTCGCTTCTTGTCTACGGCATAACCGGGACGAACGGCAAGACCACGACCTCCTATGCCCTGTACAGAATCCTTCGTGAGGCGTTCGGGGAGGAGAAGTGCGGCCTTATGACCACGGCGGAGACGATCGTCGGGGGGGAGAGGACGCAGTCCGTCCGGACGACGCCCGAGTCGACGGAGGTGCAGGAGACGCTGGCGAAGATGCGCGAGGCCGGGGTCGAGAGAGTCGTGATGGAGGTTTCCTCGCACGGCGTCTCGCTCAAGCGCGTCCTCGGGGTGAGGTTCTCCGGGGCGCTCTTCACGAACCTCACCCGGGACCACCTCGACCTGCACGGCACGATGGAGGAGTACTACCGGGCGAAGCGCGGGCTCTTCTACATGACGGAGCCCGGCGCGCCGAAGCTCGCAAACGCCGAGGACGGCTGGGGGAGGAGGCTCGCGCGCGAGGTCGGGGGAGTGAGGACCTTCGGGGTGCACCCCGAGGCCGACTACCGGGTCGAGGCGGTCCGGCCGGCGGCGGGCGGCACGGAGTTCACGCTCTGGCACCCGGAGGGGAGGATCGAGCTCTCGACCCCGCTGCTCGGAGCGTACAACGTGGCGAACGTGGCCGGTGCGGCCTCGCTCGCGCTCGCGGCCGGAGTGGGGGAGAGCGAGGTCGTGCGGGCGGTCGGTGCGATGGAGCAGGTCCCGGGACGCTTCGAGCGTGTTTCGGGTGTGGAGGGCTTCGAGGTGATCGTCGACTACGCCCATACGGACGTCGGGCTCCGAGCCGTTCTTGAGGTTGCGCGCGGGGTGGCGCGGGGGCGCGTGATCTGCGCCTTCGGAGCCGCCGGGGAGCGCGACGCGGCGAAGCGGCCCCTGATGGGCAAGGTCGCCTCGCAGCTCGCCGACGTTTGCATCGTAACGACCGACGACGCCTACGGTGAGAGCCCGGAGAAGATCGCCCGCGAGGTCGCCTCCGGAATAAGGCCCGGCTCCGAGGCGCGGGTGATCATCGACCGCCGCGAGGCGATAGAGGCGGCGATCAGGGAGGCTCGGTTCGGGGACGTGGTCGTGATCGCGGGCAAGGGCCACGAGCGGGTTCAGCACCTTCCGGAGGGGGACGTGCCGTTCCACGACGCGAGCGTCGCCCGGGAGGTGCTCGAAGAGCTTGCCTCCGGAAGAGCGTCCGGACGACGATGA
- a CDS encoding metal-sensitive transcriptional regulator, with product MRDKAREEVIRRLRSVEGHVRGVAKMVEGKDVTYAEIVQQTSAVFSAIKRINTLLLKDLVEERAEGGEISEEEVREIIKAIERVTK from the coding sequence ATGAGGGACAAGGCCCGGGAAGAGGTGATCCGCCGTCTCAGGAGCGTCGAGGGGCACGTGCGCGGCGTGGCGAAGATGGTCGAGGGCAAGGACGTAACCTACGCGGAGATCGTTCAGCAGACCAGCGCGGTGTTCTCGGCGATAAAGCGCATAAACACGCTGCTCCTCAAGGACCTCGTCGAGGAGCGGGCCGAGGGCGGCGAGATCTCCGAGGAGGAGGTCCGGGAGATAATCAAGGCAATAGAACGGGTGACGAAGTGA
- the pyrE gene encoding orotate phosphoribosyltransferase, whose translation MAPPEGLAARVAQAALLEGDFLLSSGKRSSFYVDKYLFSTEPKLLREIASAFGEALPQEVDLLAGVELGAVPLVVAVALGEGKPYVIARKGEKEYGTAKGIEGRFSPGQRVALLEDVVTTGTQAVAAAERLERAGLRVAGIFAVLDRREDRTQRRLGGFPFEALLTLEELRVEKGI comes from the coding sequence ATGGCTCCTCCTGAAGGTCTTGCCGCCCGCGTGGCGCAGGCGGCGCTCCTCGAAGGCGATTTCCTTTTGTCGAGCGGGAAGCGCAGCAGCTTCTACGTCGACAAGTACCTTTTCTCGACCGAACCGAAGCTTCTGCGGGAGATCGCCTCGGCCTTCGGGGAGGCGCTGCCGCAGGAGGTGGACCTTCTCGCCGGGGTCGAGCTCGGGGCCGTGCCGCTCGTCGTGGCCGTCGCCCTCGGTGAGGGGAAGCCGTACGTGATTGCCCGCAAGGGGGAGAAGGAGTACGGAACCGCGAAGGGTATCGAGGGACGCTTCTCGCCGGGACAGAGGGTCGCGCTCCTTGAGGACGTCGTTACGACCGGGACCCAGGCCGTCGCCGCTGCCGAAAGGCTTGAGAGGGCCGGGCTCCGGGTGGCCGGGATCTTCGCCGTGCTCGACCGCCGGGAGGACCGCACGCAGAGAAGGCTCGGCGGATTCCCCTTCGAAGCGCTGCTTACTCTTGAGGAATTGCGGGTAGAGAAAGGAATCTGA
- a CDS encoding HU family DNA-binding protein, which translates to MNKADLVQAIADRTGGSKSEAQKHFDAFTEAIKDALKSGEDVQITGFGKFYVQERAAREGINPQNKQKINIPASKVPKFTAGNALKDAIKQ; encoded by the coding sequence ATGAACAAGGCGGACCTCGTACAGGCCATCGCCGACAGGACGGGGGGCTCCAAGAGCGAGGCCCAGAAGCACTTCGACGCTTTCACCGAGGCGATAAAGGACGCGCTCAAGAGCGGCGAGGACGTGCAGATAACGGGCTTCGGCAAGTTCTACGTGCAAGAGCGTGCCGCGCGCGAGGGCATCAACCCGCAGAACAAGCAGAAGATAAACATCCCGGCCTCCAAGGTCCCGAAGTTCACTGCGGGCAACGCTCTGAAGGACGCGATCAAGCAGTAA
- the pyrF gene encoding orotidine-5'-phosphate decarboxylase: MEAIVESARRKGSVLVVGLDPDLSRFPTELLRSPRESGEESVLPGVVREFCLGILEATAPFAAAVKLQSACFELLGAEGVGVYSDVIREAERAGLPTIADVKRGDIDASASAYAGAHLSRFGARCVTVNPYMGADAVKPFLDEARRLERGGGTFTLVATSNPSSVAFQEATAPPMYEVAARLVADLGQKSGDYTDSGAVVGVTRPAVGARVRELLPEAVFLAPGFGAQGGGAAAVRPLLDRRGGGVIVNSSRAILYAHEGDPGADYREAAASAAKRSRDELREIGAGF, from the coding sequence GTGGAGGCGATAGTCGAGTCGGCCCGACGCAAGGGGAGCGTGCTCGTCGTCGGGCTTGACCCGGACCTCTCGCGCTTTCCGACGGAGCTTTTGCGCTCCCCGCGAGAGAGTGGCGAGGAGAGCGTTCTCCCCGGCGTGGTCCGGGAGTTCTGCCTCGGGATACTGGAGGCGACCGCTCCCTTTGCGGCGGCGGTGAAGCTTCAGTCGGCCTGCTTCGAGCTTCTCGGGGCGGAGGGCGTCGGGGTCTACTCGGACGTTATACGCGAGGCCGAGCGGGCCGGGCTCCCGACAATAGCCGACGTCAAGCGCGGCGACATAGACGCGAGCGCGAGCGCCTACGCCGGAGCCCACCTCTCCCGTTTCGGGGCGCGTTGCGTGACGGTCAACCCGTATATGGGAGCGGACGCTGTGAAACCCTTCCTCGACGAGGCCCGGCGCCTGGAACGCGGCGGCGGGACCTTTACCCTCGTTGCGACCTCGAACCCCTCCTCGGTTGCGTTTCAGGAGGCGACCGCGCCCCCGATGTACGAGGTCGCCGCCCGCCTCGTCGCCGATCTCGGTCAGAAGAGCGGGGACTACACGGACTCCGGGGCCGTTGTCGGGGTAACGCGTCCTGCGGTTGGGGCGCGGGTCCGGGAGCTTCTCCCCGAGGCGGTCTTTCTCGCCCCCGGCTTCGGGGCGCAGGGGGGCGGGGCGGCGGCCGTGAGACCGCTCCTCGACCGGCGAGGCGGGGGCGTGATCGTCAACAGCAGCCGCGCCATCCTCTACGCTCACGAGGGAGACCCCGGTGCGGACTACCGGGAGGCCGCCGCAAGCGCCGCAAAGCGCTCCCGCGACGAGCTGCGGGAGATAGGTGCGGGCTTCTAG
- a CDS encoding peroxiredoxin family protein yields the protein MRRLILVAVLVLVAAVVYRSYGSAETGTGGTLTLPQPAPNVGAVAPSFELRSEEGRDFELSDEGIYVLAFWSTLNRQSNQSREGFERLASEFANDDVEFAAVYVNSAPNRESAHYEVLRDRSGALTQSYNIKRVPRLFLIEDGRVRLVQTGFYEEYDNELEAEIRAYLSEQEERAG from the coding sequence TTGAGGCGTCTGATCCTCGTGGCCGTGCTCGTCCTTGTTGCGGCCGTCGTCTACCGCTCCTACGGGAGCGCGGAGACGGGGACCGGCGGCACGCTGACCCTTCCGCAGCCCGCCCCGAACGTCGGAGCGGTCGCCCCGAGCTTCGAGCTCAGGAGCGAGGAGGGCCGGGACTTCGAGCTCTCCGACGAAGGGATCTACGTCCTTGCCTTCTGGAGCACGCTCAACCGTCAGTCAAACCAGTCGCGGGAGGGCTTCGAGCGGCTCGCCAGCGAGTTCGCCAACGACGACGTCGAGTTCGCGGCCGTCTACGTCAACAGCGCCCCGAACCGCGAGAGCGCGCACTACGAAGTGCTCCGGGACCGCAGCGGCGCGCTCACCCAGAGCTACAACATCAAGCGCGTCCCGAGGCTGTTCCTGATCGAGGACGGCCGCGTCCGGCTCGTCCAGACGGGCTTCTACGAGGAGTACGACAACGAGCTGGAGGCCGAGATAAGGGCCTACCTGAGCGAGCAGGAGGAGAGAGCCGGTTGA
- a CDS encoding D-alanyl-D-alanine carboxypeptidase family protein, producing the protein MSFHRTSTGPQGSRRYRTGRKTGAPGTFAALFLVAAALLLFAGVWTPAAVSQEERRSTAPGATQYREPGVEVAPGVSPELPPEVEPPEVGAGAWVLTDAESGEVLAGRDSGREVPMASTTKIMTALVALRNTDDLDEPVRVSPFAASFAIPEYSNAGLVEGDVLSVRELVLATLIVSGNDAATALAEHVGGGGGREGVERFVGMMNQEARRLGLSETHFANPTGLDERDHHSSARDLAEMTRVALEEPLFRETVATRYASVTVEGAAGERTVELANLNELLYVYPGATGVKTGTSPGAGPSLVASATDGEGESYTSVVLDAPDRYGATVAILDYGFAAYERVPLVREGELFERVEMPYRRDERVRLVAARDVAALVDADSEFTTRTSVVEDLPDSAQRGERLGEVVLLVDGERAGAAPLVAAEGYEEAGPLQRLGYNVSRLWN; encoded by the coding sequence TTGAGTTTCCACCGCACATCGACCGGGCCGCAGGGTTCGCGGCGGTACCGGACCGGACGAAAGACCGGGGCTCCGGGGACCTTCGCGGCCCTCTTTCTCGTTGCAGCCGCGCTCCTCCTCTTCGCCGGGGTCTGGACGCCCGCGGCCGTCTCGCAGGAGGAGAGGAGGAGCACCGCCCCCGGAGCTACGCAGTACAGAGAACCCGGGGTGGAGGTCGCTCCCGGGGTCTCCCCAGAGCTTCCGCCCGAGGTGGAGCCGCCGGAGGTCGGGGCCGGGGCCTGGGTTCTCACCGACGCCGAGAGCGGCGAGGTGCTGGCCGGCAGGGACTCCGGGCGCGAGGTCCCGATGGCCTCGACAACAAAGATAATGACCGCCCTTGTCGCCCTGAGGAACACCGACGACCTCGACGAGCCCGTGCGCGTCTCGCCGTTTGCAGCTTCCTTCGCCATCCCCGAGTACAGCAACGCCGGGCTCGTCGAGGGGGACGTCCTGAGCGTCCGGGAGCTTGTCCTTGCGACGCTCATCGTCTCCGGCAACGACGCGGCGACCGCGCTCGCCGAGCACGTCGGGGGCGGCGGCGGGCGCGAGGGCGTCGAGCGGTTCGTCGGGATGATGAACCAGGAGGCGCGGAGGCTCGGGCTCTCGGAGACGCACTTTGCAAACCCGACCGGCCTCGACGAGCGGGACCACCACTCAAGCGCCCGCGACCTCGCCGAGATGACGCGCGTCGCCCTTGAAGAGCCGCTCTTCCGCGAGACCGTCGCCACCCGCTATGCGAGCGTAACGGTCGAAGGGGCAGCCGGGGAGCGCACGGTCGAGCTTGCGAACCTCAACGAGCTTCTCTACGTCTACCCGGGAGCGACCGGCGTAAAGACCGGGACCTCGCCCGGAGCCGGCCCGAGCCTCGTCGCAAGCGCAACCGACGGCGAGGGAGAGAGCTACACGAGCGTCGTTCTCGACGCCCCGGACCGCTACGGAGCCACGGTAGCCATCCTCGACTACGGCTTCGCCGCCTACGAGCGCGTCCCGCTTGTCCGGGAGGGAGAGCTCTTCGAGCGGGTCGAGATGCCCTACCGCAGGGACGAGCGCGTCCGGCTCGTCGCCGCCCGGGACGTCGCGGCGCTCGTGGACGCCGACAGCGAGTTCACGACCCGGACGAGTGTCGTCGAGGACCTTCCCGACTCCGCACAGCGGGGCGAGAGGCTCGGGGAGGTCGTACTCCTGGTGGACGGCGAACGCGCCGGAGCGGCCCCGCTCGTCGCCGCCGAAGGCTACGAGGAGGCCGGACCCTTGCAGCGGCTCGGCTACAACGTCTCCCGGCTCTGGAACTAG
- a CDS encoding 1-phosphofructokinase family hexose kinase: MILTVTLNAALARTLVVPSLTFGHRHRAPTSVSLAGGKGINVARGLRALGVPVLATGFAGGRNGDAIRDGLSEAAIPFDLVEISGESRNSVAIVDPMNGVQTEINEHGPEVSPTEAREFFRRFEYLMEYADVVVFAGSVPPGLEESYLTSLVDRARERGLFTVVDSTPTVLKAALRSKPSLVSPNQHEAESVAGFDFMVEEDFPRGLSRLTELGAESACITSPEGHSYFKGKEGVISALAPIVERTSTIGSGDAYLAGLLCGTLYRKLGVVEAVRLAAGCAAANAEMPGACLFDPPRAEELASQVEVEVLSGGLQQSPGGH; this comes from the coding sequence GTGATCCTCACCGTCACCCTGAACGCCGCGCTGGCCCGGACGCTCGTCGTTCCGAGCCTCACCTTCGGACACCGGCACCGGGCTCCGACGAGCGTCTCGCTCGCGGGGGGGAAGGGGATCAACGTCGCAAGGGGCCTGCGGGCGCTCGGGGTCCCGGTGCTTGCTACGGGCTTCGCCGGCGGGCGCAACGGCGATGCGATCCGGGACGGGCTCTCCGAGGCCGCGATACCCTTCGACCTTGTCGAGATAAGCGGCGAGTCCAGGAACTCCGTCGCCATCGTGGACCCGATGAACGGCGTCCAGACCGAGATAAACGAGCACGGTCCCGAGGTCAGCCCGACCGAAGCGCGCGAGTTCTTCCGGCGCTTTGAGTACCTGATGGAGTACGCCGACGTCGTTGTCTTTGCCGGGAGCGTCCCGCCGGGGCTTGAGGAGAGCTATCTGACCTCGCTCGTCGACCGGGCGCGCGAGCGGGGACTCTTCACCGTTGTGGACTCGACCCCGACGGTGCTCAAGGCCGCGCTCCGCTCGAAGCCCTCGCTCGTCAGCCCGAACCAGCACGAGGCCGAGAGCGTCGCGGGCTTCGACTTCATGGTAGAGGAGGACTTTCCGCGCGGGCTCTCGCGTCTAACCGAGCTCGGGGCCGAGAGTGCCTGCATAACCTCGCCCGAGGGCCACTCGTACTTCAAGGGGAAGGAGGGTGTGATCTCGGCCCTCGCCCCGATCGTGGAGCGCACCTCGACGATCGGCAGCGGGGATGCCTACCTCGCCGGGCTTCTGTGCGGGACGCTCTACCGGAAGCTCGGGGTCGTCGAGGCCGTGCGGCTCGCCGCCGGGTGCGCCGCCGCCAACGCCGAGATGCCGGGGGCGTGCCTCTTCGACCCGCCTCGCGCCGAGGAGCTTGCAAGCCAGGTCGAGGTCGAGGTCCTCTCCGGCGGTCTGCAGCAGAGCCCCGGCGGGCACTAG